A genomic segment from Flammeovirga pectinis encodes:
- a CDS encoding DNA-directed RNA polymerase subunit alpha, with product MSVLSFQKPDKVVMEKTDNSNKGLFEFKPLERGFGATIGNSFRRILLSSLEGYAVVGVKFPNVVQESSKINGVVEEVSEIILNLKQIRIKKAANIEEPSQKISIDFSGKTQLTAGDVAQFTDEYTILNPDLVICNLDGANSLSIELSVQAGRGYLPSKEQLVSDTTDAVGYTPIDAVFTPIKNVDYHVENTRVEQRTDYEKLVITIETDGSVDPQEALQGAANILIQHFAQITDKDITFEMQKRETPEELDPVEIKRRAILETSIADLELSVRAYNSLKAGEVKTLGDLVSLEIRDLMKFRNFGKKTLTELEELLSERDLTFGMDVSKYRLGQD from the coding sequence ATGTCAGTACTATCTTTCCAAAAGCCAGATAAAGTAGTAATGGAAAAGACCGATAATTCAAATAAAGGTCTTTTTGAATTCAAACCACTTGAAAGAGGTTTCGGTGCAACTATCGGTAATTCTTTCAGACGAATATTACTTTCATCTCTAGAAGGATACGCGGTAGTAGGAGTTAAATTTCCTAATGTCGTTCAAGAATCATCAAAAATTAATGGAGTAGTAGAAGAGGTATCTGAAATTATTCTTAATCTTAAGCAGATTCGTATTAAGAAAGCTGCTAATATTGAGGAGCCTTCACAAAAAATTAGTATTGATTTCAGTGGTAAAACTCAACTTACTGCAGGAGACGTTGCTCAATTTACTGATGAGTACACAATCTTAAACCCAGATTTAGTAATCTGTAACTTAGATGGTGCTAATAGCTTAAGTATTGAATTATCTGTTCAAGCTGGTAGAGGTTATTTACCTTCAAAAGAGCAGTTAGTAAGCGATACTACAGATGCAGTTGGATATACTCCAATTGATGCTGTATTTACACCAATCAAAAACGTGGATTACCATGTTGAGAATACACGTGTAGAGCAACGTACTGACTACGAAAAACTTGTAATTACAATTGAAACTGATGGTTCTGTTGATCCTCAGGAAGCGTTACAAGGTGCTGCAAACATTTTGATTCAGCATTTTGCACAAATCACGGATAAAGACATCACTTTTGAGATGCAAAAACGTGAAACTCCTGAAGAATTAGATCCAGTAGAAATCAAGAGACGTGCAATCCTTGAAACTTCTATTGCTGACCTTGAGCTTTCAGTTCGTGCTTATAACTCTTTAAAAGCAGGTGAAGTAAAAACTTTAGGCGATCTAGTTTCTCTTGAAATTCGTGACCTAATGAAATTCCGTAACTTTGGTA